A window of the Haloarcula rubripromontorii genome harbors these coding sequences:
- a CDS encoding ZIP family metal transporter has protein sequence MQSGFVDLFVDLVGTDPLINGLVGGLIIATMNLFGASLVLVWRDPSERALDTALGFAAGVMLAAAFTSLIIPGIEQYSDGNPVPTLVGVGLGALFLDRADGLVPHAHYLLTGSRRSDAANPSQTLPVDESKLTGVILFILAITLHNIPEGLAVGVGFGAAAGDPLQIGSALSLMLAIGIQNIPEGLAVSVAAINAGLDRRLYAVFSGIRSGAVEIPLAVLGAVAVVTIEPLLPYAMGFAAGAMLFVISDEIIPETHQRGYERVATLGLMAGVIVMLYLDIALAA, from the coding sequence ATGCAATCCGGGTTCGTCGACCTGTTCGTCGACCTCGTCGGCACCGACCCGCTGATAAACGGCCTCGTTGGCGGGCTCATCATCGCGACGATGAATCTCTTCGGCGCGTCGCTCGTGCTGGTCTGGCGTGACCCTTCTGAGCGGGCGCTGGACACGGCGCTTGGGTTCGCCGCCGGCGTGATGCTGGCCGCCGCGTTCACGAGCCTCATCATCCCCGGCATCGAGCAGTATTCGGACGGAAACCCGGTTCCGACGCTCGTCGGCGTGGGCCTGGGAGCGCTGTTCCTCGACCGGGCCGACGGGCTCGTCCCACACGCCCATTACCTGCTGACCGGCAGCCGTCGGTCGGACGCGGCAAACCCCAGTCAGACCCTCCCGGTCGACGAGTCGAAACTGACGGGCGTCATCCTGTTCATCCTCGCGATTACGCTCCACAACATCCCGGAAGGGCTGGCCGTCGGTGTCGGCTTCGGCGCGGCCGCCGGCGACCCGCTCCAGATCGGGAGCGCGCTCTCGTTGATGCTCGCTATCGGTATCCAGAACATCCCCGAGGGACTGGCCGTCTCTGTCGCGGCAATCAACGCGGGTCTGGATCGTCGGCTCTATGCCGTCTTCTCGGGAATTCGCTCCGGCGCCGTGGAAATCCCGCTCGCAGTACTCGGCGCTGTCGCCGTCGTGACCATCGAACCGCTCCTGCCCTATGCAATGGGCTTTGCGGCGGGCGCGATGCTGTTCGTGATTTCCGACGAGATAATCCCCGAGACGCACCAGCGCGGCTACGAGCGGGTTGCGACGCTCGGACTGATGGCCGGCGTCATCGTCATGCTGTATCTGGACATCGCGCTCGCTGCGTGA
- a CDS encoding CPCC family cysteine-rich protein translates to MSTETPGNPAARELGYCPCCGYQTLPEGRPGSYEMCPVCHWLDDPIQFGDAEFVSDTNHVSLTEARENFREHGACSPDEAGDCEEPTDLDRDPNWPYEE, encoded by the coding sequence ATGTCAACCGAGACGCCCGGTAATCCAGCCGCACGGGAACTGGGCTATTGCCCGTGCTGTGGCTACCAGACACTCCCGGAGGGCCGACCCGGGTCATACGAGATGTGTCCGGTGTGTCACTGGCTCGACGACCCCATTCAGTTCGGCGACGCGGAGTTCGTCAGCGATACGAATCACGTGTCACTCACGGAAGCGCGGGAGAACTTCCGCGAACACGGGGCGTGTTCCCCTGACGAAGCCGGTGACTGCGAGGAGCCGACAGACCTCGACCGTGACCCGAACTGGCCCTACGAAGAGTAA
- a CDS encoding DUF6360 family protein produces MVDRIMKVNAYTTFDLLDGEVEGHGFEEEALAVLNVTAPRKNPDHVELQLEMDNTDLDAVKPHADSVTLSAAQARELAAELEEYAEKVEDAQSE; encoded by the coding sequence ATGGTCGACCGCATCATGAAGGTCAACGCGTACACGACCTTTGACCTGCTCGACGGTGAGGTAGAGGGTCACGGCTTCGAGGAGGAGGCCCTGGCCGTCCTGAACGTGACCGCGCCGCGGAAGAACCCGGACCATGTCGAACTCCAGCTGGAGATGGACAACACCGACCTCGACGCGGTGAAGCCACACGCTGACTCGGTGACGCTGTCGGCGGCCCAGGCCCGCGAACTGGCCGCCGAACTGGAGGAGTACGCGGAGAAAGTCGAGGACGCACAGTCGGAGTAG
- a CDS encoding nicotinate phosphoribosyltransferase, whose product MTEEFDIVSPEAIREGRATDAYFDRTMEALEHAGKNPDVVAEVTANQFATGRWKLLAGLKDAARLLEGRSVDADALPEGQLFDGGPVMRIEGSYREFCRLETALLGFLSHPTGIATRALEARHAAPESTVLSFGSRHVHPSIGAMVERAALLGGLDGISNVAAGEVIGRNAGGTMPHALMICFGRGNQEAAWQAFDEAVPEETPRIALTDTYSDEADEALRAAEAIDDLAGVRLDTTGSRRGDFRHIVREVRWTLDAYGHEDVDLFLSGGLTPTTLRELRDVADGFGVGSYVANADPLDFALDIVEVDGEPAAKRGKLTGKKSVYRTADGGHHLGLAEREGPAGADSLMEPLIRDGDVVREFDLDAAVDRAADDAERVGYEGVGDE is encoded by the coding sequence ATGACCGAGGAGTTCGACATCGTCTCTCCGGAGGCGATTCGCGAGGGGCGGGCGACCGACGCCTACTTCGACCGGACGATGGAAGCGCTGGAGCACGCGGGCAAGAACCCGGACGTGGTCGCCGAGGTGACGGCAAACCAGTTCGCGACAGGTCGGTGGAAGCTGCTGGCGGGGCTGAAAGACGCCGCCCGGCTACTGGAGGGCCGAAGCGTCGACGCCGACGCGCTTCCGGAGGGCCAACTGTTCGACGGTGGCCCGGTAATGCGAATCGAGGGGTCCTATCGGGAGTTCTGTCGGCTGGAGACCGCGCTCCTTGGGTTTCTCTCGCATCCGACAGGCATCGCGACGCGGGCGTTAGAAGCCCGCCACGCCGCGCCGGAGTCGACAGTACTCTCCTTTGGCTCGCGCCACGTTCACCCCTCCATCGGCGCGATGGTCGAGCGGGCGGCGCTTCTGGGCGGGCTCGACGGCATCTCGAACGTCGCCGCGGGGGAGGTCATCGGCCGGAATGCCGGCGGGACGATGCCCCACGCGCTGATGATATGCTTCGGCCGGGGCAATCAGGAGGCGGCGTGGCAAGCCTTCGACGAGGCCGTCCCCGAGGAGACGCCCCGCATCGCGCTGACGGACACCTACAGCGACGAGGCCGACGAGGCGCTGCGGGCGGCCGAAGCCATCGACGACCTTGCCGGCGTCCGACTGGACACGACCGGCTCCCGCCGCGGCGACTTCCGGCACATCGTCCGCGAAGTCCGCTGGACGCTGGACGCCTACGGCCACGAGGACGTGGACCTGTTCCTCTCCGGGGGACTGACCCCGACGACGCTCCGTGAGCTTCGGGACGTGGCCGACGGCTTCGGCGTCGGGAGCTACGTCGCCAACGCCGACCCGCTGGACTTCGCGCTAGACATCGTCGAGGTGGACGGCGAGCCGGCGGCCAAGCGCGGGAAGCTCACCGGGAAGAAGTCGGTGTACCGGACCGCCGACGGCGGCCACCACCTCGGACTGGCCGAGCGCGAGGGGCCGGCCGGGGCCGACTCGCTCATGGAGCCGCTGATTCGGGACGGCGACGTCGTCCGGGAGTTCGACCTCGATGCCGCTGTCGACCGCGCGGCGGACGACGCCGAACGGGTGGGTTACGAGGGCGTCGGGGACGAGTAA
- a CDS encoding Hvo_1808 family surface protein, with product MRKELFVVLAVVLAGCTVPSFGGSDHPETPTGQDAIGYENGYWYDDPVSVTTDDGLNESERAAVVARTMARVEQVRDLEFKQSVPVSVISRAEYQNRSGGNGSGGSSRPQDPWNDQVWEALLLIGEDSGSSEEIDNTLSTTVQGYYSPSRDEIVIVSPTETPQIDRRTLSHELVHALQDQHFGLNGSAKTQDTQLSRQGVTEGEANYVRILYERRCGDGWGCIALPDRTNSGGGSDDGDGGNQSPSYNEGLFTVLYQPYVTGPRFVDQMRSDGGWSAVDALHDDFPDSTEQVLHPEKYPDEKPVNVSVADRSSDEWSRFDHDPVGDTVGETSVYAMMYHNGQVDGDRYSYESEISAGWGGDLVVPYRNGSGGYGYVWETRWDTEEDAREFERAYRAALTEEHGASQPRENVYVVPDESQFNDAFRVVRSGETVRIVNGPAVGDLSEIHDPAR from the coding sequence ATGCGTAAGGAACTGTTCGTCGTGTTGGCGGTCGTGCTTGCGGGCTGTACGGTCCCCTCCTTCGGCGGCAGCGACCACCCCGAGACGCCAACCGGGCAAGACGCCATCGGCTACGAGAACGGGTACTGGTACGACGACCCGGTGTCGGTGACGACCGACGACGGACTGAACGAGAGCGAGCGAGCGGCTGTCGTCGCCCGGACGATGGCCCGCGTCGAGCAGGTCCGCGACTTGGAGTTCAAGCAGTCGGTCCCGGTTTCGGTTATCTCCCGAGCCGAGTACCAGAATCGCTCGGGGGGCAACGGCAGCGGCGGCAGCAGCCGTCCACAGGACCCCTGGAACGACCAGGTGTGGGAGGCGCTCCTGCTCATCGGCGAGGACTCGGGCAGCAGCGAGGAGATCGACAACACGCTGTCGACGACGGTTCAGGGCTACTACTCGCCGAGTCGCGACGAGATCGTCATCGTCAGCCCGACGGAGACGCCACAGATCGACCGGCGGACGCTCTCACACGAACTCGTTCATGCCCTGCAGGACCAGCACTTCGGGCTGAACGGGTCCGCAAAGACGCAGGACACACAGCTGTCACGGCAGGGTGTCACCGAGGGCGAGGCCAACTACGTCCGAATCCTCTACGAGCGCCGCTGTGGCGACGGCTGGGGCTGCATCGCGCTCCCTGATCGCACGAACAGCGGGGGAGGCAGCGATGACGGGGACGGCGGGAACCAGTCGCCGAGCTACAACGAGGGGCTGTTCACCGTCCTCTATCAGCCCTACGTCACCGGGCCGCGGTTCGTCGATCAAATGCGCTCGGACGGCGGTTGGAGCGCTGTCGACGCGCTGCACGACGATTTCCCGGATAGCACCGAGCAGGTACTCCACCCGGAGAAATATCCCGACGAAAAGCCAGTAAACGTCAGCGTCGCGGACCGCTCGTCCGACGAGTGGAGCCGCTTCGACCACGACCCGGTCGGCGACACAGTCGGAGAGACCTCGGTTTATGCGATGATGTACCACAACGGGCAGGTGGATGGCGACCGCTACAGCTACGAGAGCGAGATTTCGGCGGGCTGGGGCGGTGACCTCGTCGTGCCCTACCGCAACGGCTCGGGCGGCTACGGCTACGTCTGGGAGACGCGCTGGGATACCGAGGAAGACGCGAGGGAGTTCGAACGGGCCTACCGAGCGGCGCTGACAGAGGAACACGGCGCCAGCCAGCCCCGCGAGAACGTCTACGTCGTCCCCGACGAATCGCAGTTCAACGACGCCTTCCGCGTGGTCCGGTCGGGGGAGACCGTCCGCATCGTCAACGGACCGGCGGTCGGCGACCTGAGCGAGATACACGACCCGGCGCGCTGA
- a CDS encoding Hvo_1808 family surface protein, translated as MRRPFALVVLCAVVLLLAGCQAPTASPETESSNVDLTPSEPATDYGSNDSAPKAPATDRLGYENGYWYNESLSVTTEDGLNETERDAVVARTMARVERIRGLEFEETVPVSVVSRAEYRNSTGGGETGDSLRRFDNVKFEALFFIGEDRDSIAVQNSNRGESVLGYYSSQRGEIVIVSDSETPTISRGTLAHELVHALQDQQFGLESDARTRDQVQGRNGVVEGDAVAVTQAYTDRCGEAWRCIDRPAQSGGGGGDRHFGINFMQYFPYSDGPGLIGDLRERGDWGAVNDAYNNYPDGAAEVTYPERYPEWEPESVSLADRSSDDWERVRPSTDRDRPDYAVVGPSAIAGSMAYTIADDYNESSVVQTRDVINYEDGSLDSDDPYNYDLPATDGWQGGRMHVYESGDETAYVWKTTWASEADAREFADAWTAVIAHWGGTRTAEGHWIIAEDSPYTDAVSVRVDGQTVTVVNAPTADELGEVHDA; from the coding sequence ATGCGCCGCCCTTTCGCCCTCGTCGTTCTCTGTGCCGTTGTGCTGTTACTTGCGGGGTGTCAGGCACCCACCGCGTCGCCAGAGACGGAGTCGAGCAACGTCGATCTGACGCCGAGCGAACCCGCGACTGACTACGGGAGCAACGACTCCGCCCCGAAAGCGCCTGCGACGGACCGGCTGGGCTACGAGAACGGCTACTGGTACAACGAATCGCTGTCGGTAACAACCGAGGACGGACTGAACGAGACGGAGCGGGACGCCGTCGTCGCACGAACGATGGCCCGCGTCGAGCGGATTCGCGGGCTGGAGTTCGAGGAGACAGTCCCGGTCTCCGTCGTCTCGCGGGCCGAGTACCGCAACAGCACGGGCGGCGGCGAGACCGGCGATTCGCTGCGCCGGTTTGACAACGTGAAGTTCGAGGCGCTGTTTTTCATCGGCGAGGACCGCGATTCCATCGCCGTCCAGAACAGCAACCGCGGCGAGAGCGTGCTGGGCTACTACAGCAGCCAGCGCGGTGAAATCGTCATCGTCAGCGACTCCGAAACGCCAACGATTAGCCGGGGCACGCTGGCCCACGAACTCGTCCACGCCCTGCAGGACCAGCAGTTCGGCCTCGAAAGTGACGCACGGACGCGGGATCAGGTGCAGGGTCGGAACGGCGTGGTCGAAGGCGACGCCGTCGCCGTCACCCAGGCCTACACCGACCGCTGTGGCGAGGCATGGCGCTGTATCGACAGGCCTGCTCAGAGCGGCGGTGGCGGTGGCGACCGCCACTTCGGCATCAACTTCATGCAGTATTTCCCCTACAGCGACGGGCCCGGACTGATCGGTGACCTTCGAGAGCGCGGCGATTGGGGCGCCGTCAACGACGCATACAACAACTATCCCGACGGGGCCGCCGAAGTGACATACCCCGAGCGCTACCCCGAGTGGGAACCCGAGTCAGTCTCGCTTGCGGACCGCTCCAGCGACGACTGGGAGCGGGTCAGACCCTCGACTGACCGCGACCGTCCCGACTACGCCGTCGTTGGTCCCTCAGCCATTGCGGGGTCGATGGCGTACACCATCGCCGATGACTACAACGAGTCGAGCGTCGTCCAGACGCGGGACGTCATCAACTACGAAGACGGATCGCTGGACAGCGACGATCCGTACAACTACGACCTGCCAGCGACCGACGGCTGGCAGGGCGGCCGGATGCACGTCTACGAGAGCGGCGACGAGACGGCTTACGTCTGGAAAACGACCTGGGCCAGCGAGGCCGACGCTCGGGAGTTCGCCGACGCCTGGACGGCAGTCATCGCTCACTGGGGCGGCACTCGAACCGCCGAGGGCCACTGGATAATAGCGGAAGACAGCCCCTACACCGACGCTGTTTCGGTCAGGGTCGACGGGCAGACCGTCACCGTCGTGAACGCACCGACAGCCGACGAACTGGGCGAGGTCCACGATGCGTAA
- a CDS encoding cysteine hydrolase family protein — MELDPAQTALVVVDMQNGFCHPDGSLYAPDSEAAIAPCTDLVDRARDAGAKIVFTRDVHPPDQFEDTHYYDEFDRWGEHVVEDSWEAELVEELDPQDEDLVVVKHTYDAFYQTELEGWLDAHGVKDLVICGTLANVCVLHTASSAGLRDYRPVLVEDAVGYIEDEHREYALDHAEWLFGELTDSDALTFA; from the coding sequence ATGGAACTCGACCCAGCGCAGACCGCTCTGGTCGTCGTTGACATGCAGAACGGCTTCTGTCACCCCGACGGAAGCCTCTACGCACCGGACAGCGAAGCAGCTATCGCGCCCTGTACCGACCTCGTCGACCGTGCCCGCGACGCCGGCGCGAAGATTGTGTTCACCCGCGACGTGCATCCGCCCGACCAGTTCGAGGACACCCACTACTACGACGAGTTTGACCGGTGGGGCGAACACGTCGTCGAAGATTCGTGGGAAGCCGAACTCGTCGAGGAACTCGACCCACAGGACGAGGATCTGGTCGTCGTCAAGCACACTTACGACGCCTTCTACCAGACGGAACTGGAGGGCTGGCTCGACGCCCACGGCGTGAAGGACCTAGTTATCTGTGGCACGCTCGCGAACGTCTGTGTGCTCCACACCGCCTCCAGTGCCGGCCTTCGCGACTACCGACCAGTGCTTGTCGAGGACGCCGTCGGCTACATCGAGGACGAACACCGCGAGTACGCACTGGACCACGCCGAGTGGCTGTTCGGCGAACTGACTGACAGCGACGCCCTCACGTTCGCCTGA
- a CDS encoding lipoate--protein ligase family protein: protein MRLLRGRAADPETDFERTREMAETVAEDREPALRAWRPHRQVAFGRRDANSDGYDRACRAARDRGYTVIERAVGGRAVAYTGSTVSFSLAVPTDDPRGSIDDRYEWAKAAVKRALDDCGITARTGEPDAAFCPGSHSLQADGKIAGLAQRVHQSVAVIGGVVVVRDHEAIAGVLAPVYETLDVRFDTQSVGSVADAGGTDDPGRVIAALEQSLADGRDVSVRTIRET from the coding sequence ATGCGTCTGCTACGGGGCCGCGCCGCCGACCCCGAAACCGACTTCGAGCGGACCCGCGAGATGGCCGAGACGGTCGCTGAAGACCGCGAACCAGCCCTGCGAGCCTGGCGACCGCACAGACAGGTCGCGTTCGGCCGCCGTGACGCGAACAGCGACGGCTACGACCGAGCGTGCCGGGCTGCTCGCGACCGGGGGTACACCGTCATTGAGCGCGCCGTGGGGGGCCGCGCCGTCGCATACACCGGATCGACTGTTTCGTTCTCCCTCGCCGTCCCGACCGATGACCCGCGAGGGAGTATCGACGACCGCTACGAGTGGGCCAAAGCCGCTGTAAAACGTGCCCTCGACGACTGCGGTATCACTGCTCGGACCGGGGAACCGGACGCTGCGTTCTGTCCGGGGAGCCACTCGCTTCAGGCCGACGGCAAAATAGCCGGGCTCGCCCAGCGCGTCCACCAGTCCGTCGCCGTTATCGGCGGCGTCGTCGTCGTTCGGGACCACGAGGCCATCGCCGGGGTGCTGGCCCCAGTCTACGAGACACTCGATGTCCGGTTCGACACACAGAGCGTCGGGAGTGTCGCCGACGCTGGAGGGACCGACGACCCTGGCCGAGTCATCGCGGCGCTGGAGCAGTCACTGGCTGACGGCCGTGACGTGTCGGTGCGCACCATCCGAGAGACTTAG
- a CDS encoding dihydroorotase: protein MLIRNATLPDGRQRDVRVRGESIVEVGRDLDASDEHVIEATGKRLFPGMIDAHVHFRQPGYPHKETWESGSRAAAAGGVTTVVDQPNTDPPTIDGESFDEKAEFAADSVVDWGINGGVTADWIPNVLLRRRLFALGEVFLADSTGDMGIEADLFADALEAATDNDVPVTVHAEDADYFNSDAKARDDADAWSAFRTAKAEAKAVERACAVAKEHDATIHIAHTSTLEGVDIASEAGMTTEVTPHHLLLSRRDLSELGTFGRMNPPLRREKRRQKLYERVVDGTVDMIATDHAPHTREEKDASIWDAPSGVPGVETVLPLLLAEARDPDSGLTYERVRDLTARNPADVFGIQQKGAIEAGKDADLVLVDTTETSEISGETLHSKCGWTPFEGYDAVFPEWTMVRGTVVYERGDALDAADTTAQEDVFYDHQGENVRGADSERLE, encoded by the coding sequence ATGCTCATTCGTAACGCAACGCTGCCGGACGGCCGCCAACGCGACGTTCGGGTGCGTGGCGAGTCAATCGTTGAAGTCGGTCGCGATCTCGACGCGTCCGACGAGCACGTCATCGAAGCGACTGGCAAACGGCTGTTTCCGGGAATGATTGACGCGCACGTTCACTTCCGCCAGCCCGGCTACCCCCACAAGGAGACATGGGAGAGCGGGTCGCGGGCCGCGGCAGCCGGCGGCGTCACAACCGTTGTCGACCAGCCAAACACCGATCCGCCGACCATCGACGGCGAGTCGTTCGACGAGAAAGCCGAGTTCGCCGCCGACTCTGTCGTCGACTGGGGTATCAACGGCGGCGTTACGGCCGACTGGATTCCGAACGTCCTCCTGCGCCGTCGCCTGTTCGCGCTCGGTGAGGTGTTCCTCGCAGACTCGACCGGCGACATGGGTATCGAGGCCGACCTGTTCGCAGACGCACTGGAGGCCGCCACCGACAACGACGTGCCGGTCACCGTCCACGCTGAGGACGCCGATTACTTCAACAGCGACGCCAAGGCCCGCGACGACGCTGACGCATGGAGCGCGTTCCGCACCGCCAAGGCGGAGGCGAAAGCCGTTGAGCGGGCCTGCGCCGTCGCGAAAGAGCACGACGCGACGATACACATCGCCCACACATCCACGCTGGAGGGTGTCGACATCGCCAGCGAGGCCGGGATGACGACCGAGGTGACGCCACACCACTTGCTGCTCTCCCGGCGTGACCTCTCTGAGCTGGGGACCTTCGGGCGGATGAATCCGCCCCTGCGCCGCGAAAAACGCCGCCAGAAGCTCTACGAGCGTGTCGTCGACGGCACCGTCGACATGATCGCGACGGACCACGCGCCACACACCCGCGAGGAGAAAGACGCCAGCATCTGGGACGCGCCGTCAGGCGTCCCCGGCGTCGAGACGGTCCTCCCGCTCCTACTGGCCGAAGCCCGTGACCCGGACAGCGGGCTCACCTACGAGCGCGTTCGGGACCTCACCGCACGCAACCCTGCCGACGTGTTTGGCATCCAACAGAAGGGCGCTATCGAAGCCGGCAAGGATGCCGACCTCGTACTCGTCGATACGACTGAGACAAGCGAGATCAGTGGTGAGACGCTCCACTCGAAATGTGGCTGGACACCGTTCGAGGGCTACGATGCGGTGTTCCCTGAATGGACGATGGTTCGGGGGACGGTTGTCTACGAGCGCGGCGACGCGCTGGACGCTGCAGACACAACCGCTCAGGAAGACGTGTTCTACGACCATCAGGGCGAGAACGTCCGGGGCGCGGACAGCGAGCGGCTAGAGTAA
- a CDS encoding DUF7268 family protein: MAQRGDPPRLRQYVAARVRLVGSGLVVGLLLGSLGMAGWTLYTGDARSSEATVFALGALVFGFGLLGWSGSILAGRGIEAMQEHMDTRSNWTERDSRRAMARLCGGGGGIMVGTSVVAALL, encoded by the coding sequence ATGGCCCAGCGCGGTGACCCACCTCGGCTACGGCAGTACGTCGCGGCCCGGGTTCGGCTGGTTGGGAGCGGGCTGGTCGTCGGCCTCTTGCTTGGCAGCCTCGGCATGGCGGGCTGGACGCTGTACACCGGCGATGCACGGTCGAGCGAAGCGACGGTGTTCGCTCTCGGCGCACTGGTGTTTGGCTTTGGCCTGCTGGGCTGGTCAGGGTCGATACTCGCCGGTCGCGGCATCGAAGCGATGCAGGAACACATGGACACACGGAGCAACTGGACCGAGCGCGATTCGCGGCGAGCGATGGCACGACTCTGTGGCGGTGGCGGCGGGATAATGGTCGGGACGTCCGTCGTCGCGGCGTTACTCTAG
- a CDS encoding ABC transporter permease codes for MSTDTETRGTLGRLRASPFLADLLTNRLAVVGLTIILSMAAVAIYARVTYDFGALTSSQLGTEIADRAPPGWLGPAPANQQLFGTDAAARDIYKRSLYGAWLALKFGTITVGTSTTVGVGLGIIAAYYGDVTDNVIMRTMDVLLAFPPLLLALALVAIFPRDLGLWRAVVALVLVYTPRFARVVRGAALKVLEDEYVDATVALGATDPRVLIRHILPNTLAPITVQSTLNFGLAIIDLAALSFLGFGAQAGTPSWGLMLSRGVENGLLTGEWWLSFFPGLFLAITVLGFNLLGDGMRDALDPRMREAVD; via the coding sequence ATGAGTACGGACACTGAGACACGGGGTACGCTGGGACGCCTACGAGCGTCTCCGTTCCTCGCAGACCTGCTGACGAACCGCCTCGCCGTCGTCGGGCTGACGATTATCCTCAGCATGGCAGCCGTCGCCATCTACGCCCGCGTGACCTACGACTTCGGCGCGCTCACAAGCTCGCAGCTGGGCACCGAGATTGCCGACCGCGCGCCGCCCGGCTGGCTCGGTCCCGCGCCCGCGAACCAGCAGCTGTTCGGCACGGATGCGGCGGCGCGTGACATCTACAAGCGGAGCCTGTACGGCGCGTGGCTGGCCCTGAAGTTCGGGACGATTACTGTCGGTACATCGACGACCGTGGGTGTCGGTCTGGGGATTATCGCGGCGTACTACGGCGACGTGACCGACAACGTCATCATGCGGACGATGGACGTGCTGTTGGCGTTCCCGCCGCTGTTGCTCGCGCTTGCGCTGGTCGCCATCTTCCCGCGAGACCTCGGCCTCTGGCGGGCCGTGGTGGCGCTCGTGCTGGTGTACACGCCGCGGTTCGCCCGGGTTGTCCGGGGAGCCGCGCTCAAAGTGCTCGAAGATGAATACGTCGACGCCACGGTCGCGCTTGGCGCGACTGATCCGCGAGTTCTCATTCGGCATATCCTGCCGAACACACTCGCGCCGATTACCGTCCAGTCGACGCTGAACTTCGGACTCGCCATCATCGACCTCGCGGCGCTGTCGTTCCTCGGGTTCGGTGCGCAGGCAGGGACGCCGTCGTGGGGCCTGATGCTATCCCGTGGTGTCGAGAACGGCCTCCTGACGGGCGAGTGGTGGCTCTCCTTCTTCCCGGGGCTGTTCCTCGCTATCACCGTCCTTGGATTCAACCTGCTCGGTGACGGGATGCGCGACGCGCTCGATCCGCGGATGCGCGAAGCGGTCGACTGA
- a CDS encoding ABC transporter permease — MNWTQFLFRLIEPVVPPRFVIKRLLLLIPVLFGVASVVFAILHLAPGDPAIVIAGQRASAEQLEQIRVELGLRRPLWEQYLSFLWDAARFDFGQSYSISRGNSVRSVISDRLPITLELAIYGQAAGILLGLPLGIISAVKQDSLTDHVTRIGALTGISVPIFWSGPLLILLFSTYLDVFPTSGRIKSTLFLPDTWTLLGRELPLTGMITVDTILLGNTEAFLSAIHHLFLPAVVIGVYSTALISRMMRSSMLEVIRQDYIRTARAKGQGAKITLMKHGFRNALIPVVTVIGIQFGTLLGGAVLTETVFGINGMGLTIVTAIGVSDYPVVQGTVLTFALLFTLVNLLVDVTYSYLDPRIQQ; from the coding sequence ATGAACTGGACACAGTTTCTTTTCAGGCTGATCGAGCCGGTGGTACCGCCACGGTTCGTCATCAAGCGGTTGCTGTTGCTCATCCCCGTGCTGTTCGGCGTGGCGTCGGTCGTCTTCGCGATTCTCCACCTGGCACCGGGCGACCCGGCGATCGTCATCGCCGGCCAGCGCGCGTCGGCCGAACAGCTAGAACAGATACGTGTTGAGCTGGGACTTCGACGGCCGCTCTGGGAGCAGTACCTGAGCTTCCTGTGGGATGCGGCGCGGTTCGACTTCGGCCAGTCCTACAGCATCAGCCGCGGGAACAGCGTTCGTTCGGTCATCTCGGACCGCCTCCCAATCACGCTCGAACTCGCGATTTACGGCCAGGCAGCAGGCATCCTGCTCGGTCTGCCGCTGGGCATTATCTCGGCAGTCAAACAGGATTCGCTGACGGACCACGTCACCCGAATCGGGGCGCTGACTGGCATCTCCGTACCGATATTCTGGTCCGGGCCGCTGCTCATCCTGCTGTTCTCGACGTATCTCGACGTGTTCCCGACCAGCGGCCGCATCAAGTCGACGTTGTTCTTACCCGACACTTGGACGCTGCTGGGTCGTGAGCTGCCCCTGACTGGGATGATAACCGTCGACACAATTTTGCTCGGGAACACCGAAGCGTTCCTCTCGGCGATCCATCACCTGTTCCTGCCGGCAGTGGTCATCGGCGTCTACTCGACGGCGCTCATCTCGCGGATGATGCGCTCCTCGATGCTCGAAGTCATCCGGCAGGATTACATCCGGACCGCGCGGGCGAAAGGGCAGGGCGCGAAGATCACGCTGATGAAACACGGCTTCCGGAACGCGCTGATTCCGGTCGTCACCGTCATCGGCATCCAGTTCGGCACGCTGCTGGGCGGGGCAGTGCTGACCGAAACCGTGTTCGGCATCAACGGGATGGGGCTGACCATCGTCACCGCCATCGGCGTCTCTGACTACCCGGTCGTTCAGGGCACAGTGCTCACCTTCGCCCTCCTGTTCACGCTCGTGAACCTCCTCGTCGATGTCACCTACAGTTACCTCGACCCACGGATTCAACAATGA